The following proteins are encoded in a genomic region of Necator americanus strain Aroian chromosome II, whole genome shotgun sequence:
- a CDS encoding hypothetical protein (NECATOR_CHRII.G8562.T2), translated as MIGKYRHRIHGKGRVRIPKGMSSESNPTKRRHRNAAEAARNASLSTEPMVAVDDRPHDQAADILLDDLGSMKIGREQESCSKSMISEGGVSRISQFTSCTNPNFDVVHRIWKSGSSMQKEVVSVLAAVAELIKERNGTETDVEYFAALMTTLEGASINEPNRTAAVAFLLQLIVKKVPKEVLQAQFMRTVQILYTKMLENSEQNENSPLKYLLSILGVVLRAQPARVWNNANTRNMVVSVAALCAHDKPWVRTMARRVVRAVLTDPVTSTDNGLHAAASGVGMFVQQQLQTALSSKKDDVTTVRYLCLLEGVMHKMPSTLFKQLAETILKSFTVADPMVKCSALQCLYRCLQRQPCDAALSVETNALLVKALTQLSPPCEDVTVCAYWMQALAEAHVCLTAKDPYRCYSLLPSTFDILVKFFDNGDEQLAQVTYQILARIIERCVQDNEVCAKKLLLLLDSALNVQSTTVWKYVLRSQMRLFEAAGAGIIGDEFNQALKTLALLRESDDCFCKQEVDFTVGCAVRHVGAPAVLSVIPLGIDPTAAVLNTEFTRSWLIPVLRVNLHNAPLAFFFSNILPVAVKIYRRLESLDPVPQRLYSTLQMQLWELLPSFCDSPSDLEKSFPQLAPVLGAAMNERDDLKLPILSALRRLVKFSLQPDAPERAEVVGAYAKNFMPLLFNLYTTNTEAEVDDKGIKMAVLETIRSYAEVAPKELIAQFVDAAMTKAKDASDNPVKQARILDILCALARMGDCSTLEKIMGTINSWFAMTSTPGLQKKAFRILEEILLRRGLPELDNFFMSWSSEIENALSRPIETVALPARAAFCACITSTVDSFADLRRLSEFCLRSLDAVVLSLDKANSTHTRSNASKCLQHMLNRLVEVGGENEEHPSVVLNDLLSRIYELATPTAGADNGSIEMNVARSTFVALNIVAQKQLKVLNGCHIARFIAHACSWIGDGRPPVRILVIRLLRVLAQKLPEFVLQQYRDLLLTSVFEGQLTCDVTSKVRKANRLLLEVLVSRFGVDVLLKYTNKPDWVKQMKNIEKINRRKERQTSNDAVMKDSDDEGASEVASRMTSRTAGADTILKLLEDSDTSENEAEGQLAEIRSRTGSVWLKEDTDMGDVTDLLDRNSMILKVTTSDPDQMAKKKAKILEKKKSKESGFQITKDGKLIIVDSDGENEQKRKSRKRRNGLDDLEDEYPQEDKKKMKKAVGVESDSDDDDSENLNPKNTAKSSVSRTTSWCPGGKGIHRDTNLKDRSRKNDGDSKKKGQKLQPYAYVPLRQKGKHDLVKVLKSQGKAGRTKKVVKH; from the exons ATGATTGGAAAATATCGTCATCGTATCCACGGTAAAGGGAGGGTTCGTATTCCAAAGGGAATGAG TAGCGAGAGTAATCCTACGAAAAGACGTCATCGCAATGCTGCTGAAGCAGCTCGGAATGCCTCATTATCCACGGAGCCAATGGTTGCCGTTGACGATCGACCTCATGATCAGGCTGCTGATATTCTCCTCGATGATCTT GGATCCATGAAAATCGGTCGTGAACAAGAATCATGTAGCAAAAGTATGATCTCTGAAGGAGGCGTTTCGAGAATCTCTCAATTCACATCCTGTACCAATCCCAATTTCGATGTCGTTCATCGTATTTGGAA GTCTGGATCCTCCATGCAAAAGGAGGTTGTCTCGGTTTTGGCTGCAGTTGCAGAATTAATCAAAGAGCGCAATG GAACGGAAACGGACGTAGAGTATTTCGCTGCTCTTATGACAACACTCGAAGGTGCTAGTATTAACGAGCCAAACAGAACTGCAGCTGTTGCCTTCCTGCTACAGTTGATCGTAAAAAAGGTTCCAAAGGAAGTGCTACAAGCTCAGTTTATGAGAACAGTACAG ATATTGTACacgaaaatgttagaaaactCGGAGCAAAACGAAAACTCTCCACTCAAGTATTTGTTGTCTATTCTGGGTGTTGTTCTGCGCGCACAGCCTGCGCGAGTTTGGAATAACGCGAATACAAG GAATATGGTGGTATCTGTAGCAGCTCTTTGCGCACACGACAAACCGTGGGTTCGAACAATGGCTCGTCGAGTTGTTCGTGCAGTGTTGACTGATCCTGTAACATCGACGGATAACGGTCTTCATGCAGCTGCTTCTGGTGTTGGGATGTTTGTTCAGCAACAGCTACAGACAGCTCTTA gttcaaaaaaagatgacGTGACCACTGTGCGTTATTTATGTCTCCTGGAAGGAGTTATGCATAAAATGCCCTCTACGCTTTTCAAGCAGCTTGCTGAAACAATCCTGAAGTCGTTCACCGTTGCCGATCCTATG GTGAAATGCAGTGCTCTACAATGTTTGTATCGTTGTTTGCAACGTCAGCCTTGCGATGCTGCTCTTTCTGTGGAAACAAATGCGTTACTAGTAAAAGCCCTCACTCAGCTTTCTCCTCCATGCGAAGATGTTACTGTATGTGCGTATTGGATGCAAGCGCTAGCAGAAGCTCACGTGTGTCTCACCGCTAAAGACCCTTATAG atGTTATTCTTTGCTCCCCTCAACCTTTGATATCCTAGTCAAATTCTTCGATAATGGTGATGAGCAATTAGCTCAAGTGACATATCAG ATTCTTGCACGGATCATCGAGAGATGTGTGCAGGATAATGAGGTTTGCGCGAAGAAGCTACTCTTGCTGCTTGACAGCGCACTAAATGTGCAATCAACGACGGTTTGGAAATATGTTTTGAG GTCCCAAATGCGGCTTTTCGAAGCTGCTGGTGCGGGAATTATTGGAGATGAATTTAACCAAGCATTGAAAACACTGGCACTTCTAAGGGAGAGTGATGATTGTTTCTGCAAGCAAGAAGTCGATTtt ACAGTTGGATGTGCTGTCCGCCATGTGGGTGCACCAGCCGTGCTGTCAGTCATACCATTGGGGATAGATCCAACTGCAGCCGTCCTCAACACGGAGTTCACTCGTTCATGGCTGATTCCTGTACTTCGAGTGAATCTGCACAATGCACCTTtagctttcttcttctctaatATTCTCCCCGTCGCAGTCAAGATTTATAG GAGACTCGAATCCTTGGATCCTGTGCCACAGCGGCTGTACTCTACTCTACAAATGCAACTATGGGAATTATTGCCTTCATTTTGTGATTCGCCTTCAGACCTTGAAAAGTCCTTTCCACAACTTGCTCCG GTTCTTGGTGCAGCGATGAATGAACGCGATGATCTGAAGCTTCCAATACTTTCCGCTTTGCGTCGTTTAGTGAAGTTCTCCCTACAACCAGATGCTCCAGAGCGTGCTGAG GTTGTCGGTGCTTACGCAAAAAATTTCATGCCACTGTTGTTCAATCTATATACCACAAACACAGAAGCAGAAGTGGACGACAAAGGCATAAA gatggcTGTGCTTGAAACAATTCGTTCATATGCAGAGGTAGCTCCAAAGGAGTTGATTGCGCAGTTTGTTGATGCTGCCATGACGAAAGCTAAGGATGCATCTGATAATCCCGTTAAACAG GCGCGCATATTGGACATATTGTGCGCTCTCGCAAGAATGGGAGACTGCTCTACGTTAGAGAAAATTATGGGAACAATCAATTCATGGTTTGCTATGACTAGCACCCCAGGTCTGCAGAAAAAAGCTTTTCGTATTTTGGAGGAAATTTTGTTGAGAAg AGGCTTACCTGAACTGGACAATTTCTTTATGTCATGGTCTTCGGAGATAGAAAACGCCTTGTCACGTCCTATCGAAACTGTTGCCCTACCCGCGCGTGCAGCTTTT TGTGCCTGTATCACTTCAACTGTTGATTCTTTCGCCGACCTGAGAAGACTTTCCGAATTCTGTCTTCGATCACTTGATGCTGTGGTTTTGTCGCTAGACAAA gcGAATAGCACGCACACACGTTCCAACGCTAGCAAATGTTTGCAGCACATGTTGAACAGATTGGTTGAAGTGGGAGGCGAAAATGA GGAACATCCTTCAGTGGTACTTAATGACTTATTATCTCGCATTTATGAACTAGCTACTCCTACTGCTGGTGCCGATAATGGTAGCATCGAGATGAACGTTGCAAGATCAACTTTTGTTGCTTTGAATATCGTAGCTCAAAAACAGCTGAAG GTACTGAACGGATGTCACATAGCTCGTTTTATTGCACACGCATGTTCATGGATTGGAGATGGACGACCACCTGTGCGAATTTTGGTGATCAG GTTACTACGTGTGCTAGCGCAGAAACTACCTGAATTTGTTTTGCAACAATACCGCGATCTTTTGCTTACTTCTGTGTTCGAAGGACAACTCACTTGTGACGTGACGTCCAAG GTGCGTAAAGCAAATCGACTACTTTTGGAAGTGTTAGTATCACGATTCGGTGTCGATGTTCTGTTGAAGTATACGAATAAGCCAGATTGGGTTAAGCAAATGAAGAACATCGAAAAGATCAATAGAAGGAAGGAACGCCAAACCAGCAATGATGCAGTAATGAAGGACAGCGATGATG AAGGTGCAAGCGAAGTAGCGTCACGTATGACGTCTCGCACAGCTGGCGCTGATACCATCTTGAAACTATTGGAAGACAGTGACACGTCCGAAAATGAGGCTGAAGGCCAATTGGCAGAAATTCGGAGTCGTACGGGCAGCGTTTGGTTAAAGGAGGATACTGATATGGGCGACGTTACTGATCTATTGGACCGAAACAGCATGATATTGAAG GTCACCACTTCGGACCCAGATCAAATGGcgaagaagaaagcaaaaattttggagaagaagaaaagcaaagagtCTGGATTCCAAATCACAAAGGATGGGAAATTAATAATTGTTGATAGTG ATggtgaaaatgaacaaaaacgcaaatccagaaaaagaagaaacggtCTAGATGACTTGGAGGATGAATATCCGCaagaggacaaaaagaaaatgaagaaagcagTTGGTGTCGAGAGCGATTCAGACGATGACGACAGCGAAAATCTGAATCCAAAA AATACTGCAAAGTCTTCGGTAAGCCGAACAACTAGTTGGTGCCCTGGTGGCAAAGGCATTCATCGCGATACCAACTTGAAGGATCGATCTAGAAAAAATGACGGAGATAGCAAAAAGAAGGGGCAAAAACTGCAGCCATACGCCTATGTACCATTGagacaaaaaggaaaacat GATCTAGTAAAGGTGTTGAAATCTCAGGGAAAAGCCGGGCGAACCAAGAAAGTTgtaaaacattga
- a CDS encoding hypothetical protein (NECATOR_CHRII.G8562.T1), whose protein sequence is MKILPILLNITMIGKYRHRIHGKGRVRIPKGMSSESNPTKRRHRNAAEAARNASLSTEPMVAVDDRPHDQAADILLDDLGSMKIGREQESCSKSMISEGGVSRISQFTSCTNPNFDVVHRIWKSGSSMQKEVVSVLAAVAELIKERNGTETDVEYFAALMTTLEGASINEPNRTAAVAFLLQLIVKKVPKEVLQAQFMRTVQILYTKMLENSEQNENSPLKYLLSILGVVLRAQPARVWNNANTRNMVVSVAALCAHDKPWVRTMARRVVRAVLTDPVTSTDNGLHAAASGVGMFVQQQLQTALSSKKDDVTTVRYLCLLEGVMHKMPSTLFKQLAETILKSFTVADPMVKCSALQCLYRCLQRQPCDAALSVETNALLVKALTQLSPPCEDVTVCAYWMQALAEAHVCLTAKDPYRCYSLLPSTFDILVKFFDNGDEQLAQVTYQILARIIERCVQDNEVCAKKLLLLLDSALNVQSTTVWKYVLRSQMRLFEAAGAGIIGDEFNQALKTLALLRESDDCFCKQEVDFTVGCAVRHVGAPAVLSVIPLGIDPTAAVLNTEFTRSWLIPVLRVNLHNAPLAFFFSNILPVAVKIYRRLESLDPVPQRLYSTLQMQLWELLPSFCDSPSDLEKSFPQLAPVLGAAMNERDDLKLPILSALRRLVKFSLQPDAPERAEVVGAYAKNFMPLLFNLYTTNTEAEVDDKGIKMAVLETIRSYAEVAPKELIAQFVDAAMTKAKDASDNPVKQARILDILCALARMGDCSTLEKIMGTINSWFAMTSTPGLQKKAFRILEEILLRRGLPELDNFFMSWSSEIENALSRPIETVALPARAAFCACITSTVDSFADLRRLSEFCLRSLDAVVLSLDKANSTHTRSNASKCLQHMLNRLVEVGGENEEHPSVVLNDLLSRIYELATPTAGADNGSIEMNVARSTFVALNIVAQKQLKVLNGCHIARFIAHACSWIGDGRPPVRILVIRLLRVLAQKLPEFVLQQYRDLLLTSVFEGQLTCDVTSKVRKANRLLLEVLVSRFGVDVLLKYTNKPDWVKQMKNIEKINRRKERQTSNDAVMKDSDDEGASEVASRMTSRTAGADTILKLLEDSDTSENEAEGQLAEIRSRTGSVWLKEDTDMGDVTDLLDRNSMILKVTTSDPDQMAKKKAKILEKKKSKESGFQITKDGKLIIVDSDGENEQKRKSRKRRNGLDDLEDEYPQEDKKKMKKAVGVESDSDDDDSENLNPKNTAKSSVSRTTSWCPGGKGIHRDTNLKDRSRKNDGDSKKKGQKLQPYAYVPLRQKGKHDLVKVLKSQGKAGRTKKVVKH, encoded by the exons atgaagATTCTACCTATCCTATTGAAT ATCACTATGATTGGAAAATATCGTCATCGTATCCACGGTAAAGGGAGGGTTCGTATTCCAAAGGGAATGAG TAGCGAGAGTAATCCTACGAAAAGACGTCATCGCAATGCTGCTGAAGCAGCTCGGAATGCCTCATTATCCACGGAGCCAATGGTTGCCGTTGACGATCGACCTCATGATCAGGCTGCTGATATTCTCCTCGATGATCTT GGATCCATGAAAATCGGTCGTGAACAAGAATCATGTAGCAAAAGTATGATCTCTGAAGGAGGCGTTTCGAGAATCTCTCAATTCACATCCTGTACCAATCCCAATTTCGATGTCGTTCATCGTATTTGGAA GTCTGGATCCTCCATGCAAAAGGAGGTTGTCTCGGTTTTGGCTGCAGTTGCAGAATTAATCAAAGAGCGCAATG GAACGGAAACGGACGTAGAGTATTTCGCTGCTCTTATGACAACACTCGAAGGTGCTAGTATTAACGAGCCAAACAGAACTGCAGCTGTTGCCTTCCTGCTACAGTTGATCGTAAAAAAGGTTCCAAAGGAAGTGCTACAAGCTCAGTTTATGAGAACAGTACAG ATATTGTACacgaaaatgttagaaaactCGGAGCAAAACGAAAACTCTCCACTCAAGTATTTGTTGTCTATTCTGGGTGTTGTTCTGCGCGCACAGCCTGCGCGAGTTTGGAATAACGCGAATACAAG GAATATGGTGGTATCTGTAGCAGCTCTTTGCGCACACGACAAACCGTGGGTTCGAACAATGGCTCGTCGAGTTGTTCGTGCAGTGTTGACTGATCCTGTAACATCGACGGATAACGGTCTTCATGCAGCTGCTTCTGGTGTTGGGATGTTTGTTCAGCAACAGCTACAGACAGCTCTTA gttcaaaaaaagatgacGTGACCACTGTGCGTTATTTATGTCTCCTGGAAGGAGTTATGCATAAAATGCCCTCTACGCTTTTCAAGCAGCTTGCTGAAACAATCCTGAAGTCGTTCACCGTTGCCGATCCTATG GTGAAATGCAGTGCTCTACAATGTTTGTATCGTTGTTTGCAACGTCAGCCTTGCGATGCTGCTCTTTCTGTGGAAACAAATGCGTTACTAGTAAAAGCCCTCACTCAGCTTTCTCCTCCATGCGAAGATGTTACTGTATGTGCGTATTGGATGCAAGCGCTAGCAGAAGCTCACGTGTGTCTCACCGCTAAAGACCCTTATAG atGTTATTCTTTGCTCCCCTCAACCTTTGATATCCTAGTCAAATTCTTCGATAATGGTGATGAGCAATTAGCTCAAGTGACATATCAG ATTCTTGCACGGATCATCGAGAGATGTGTGCAGGATAATGAGGTTTGCGCGAAGAAGCTACTCTTGCTGCTTGACAGCGCACTAAATGTGCAATCAACGACGGTTTGGAAATATGTTTTGAG GTCCCAAATGCGGCTTTTCGAAGCTGCTGGTGCGGGAATTATTGGAGATGAATTTAACCAAGCATTGAAAACACTGGCACTTCTAAGGGAGAGTGATGATTGTTTCTGCAAGCAAGAAGTCGATTtt ACAGTTGGATGTGCTGTCCGCCATGTGGGTGCACCAGCCGTGCTGTCAGTCATACCATTGGGGATAGATCCAACTGCAGCCGTCCTCAACACGGAGTTCACTCGTTCATGGCTGATTCCTGTACTTCGAGTGAATCTGCACAATGCACCTTtagctttcttcttctctaatATTCTCCCCGTCGCAGTCAAGATTTATAG GAGACTCGAATCCTTGGATCCTGTGCCACAGCGGCTGTACTCTACTCTACAAATGCAACTATGGGAATTATTGCCTTCATTTTGTGATTCGCCTTCAGACCTTGAAAAGTCCTTTCCACAACTTGCTCCG GTTCTTGGTGCAGCGATGAATGAACGCGATGATCTGAAGCTTCCAATACTTTCCGCTTTGCGTCGTTTAGTGAAGTTCTCCCTACAACCAGATGCTCCAGAGCGTGCTGAG GTTGTCGGTGCTTACGCAAAAAATTTCATGCCACTGTTGTTCAATCTATATACCACAAACACAGAAGCAGAAGTGGACGACAAAGGCATAAA gatggcTGTGCTTGAAACAATTCGTTCATATGCAGAGGTAGCTCCAAAGGAGTTGATTGCGCAGTTTGTTGATGCTGCCATGACGAAAGCTAAGGATGCATCTGATAATCCCGTTAAACAG GCGCGCATATTGGACATATTGTGCGCTCTCGCAAGAATGGGAGACTGCTCTACGTTAGAGAAAATTATGGGAACAATCAATTCATGGTTTGCTATGACTAGCACCCCAGGTCTGCAGAAAAAAGCTTTTCGTATTTTGGAGGAAATTTTGTTGAGAAg AGGCTTACCTGAACTGGACAATTTCTTTATGTCATGGTCTTCGGAGATAGAAAACGCCTTGTCACGTCCTATCGAAACTGTTGCCCTACCCGCGCGTGCAGCTTTT TGTGCCTGTATCACTTCAACTGTTGATTCTTTCGCCGACCTGAGAAGACTTTCCGAATTCTGTCTTCGATCACTTGATGCTGTGGTTTTGTCGCTAGACAAA gcGAATAGCACGCACACACGTTCCAACGCTAGCAAATGTTTGCAGCACATGTTGAACAGATTGGTTGAAGTGGGAGGCGAAAATGA GGAACATCCTTCAGTGGTACTTAATGACTTATTATCTCGCATTTATGAACTAGCTACTCCTACTGCTGGTGCCGATAATGGTAGCATCGAGATGAACGTTGCAAGATCAACTTTTGTTGCTTTGAATATCGTAGCTCAAAAACAGCTGAAG GTACTGAACGGATGTCACATAGCTCGTTTTATTGCACACGCATGTTCATGGATTGGAGATGGACGACCACCTGTGCGAATTTTGGTGATCAG GTTACTACGTGTGCTAGCGCAGAAACTACCTGAATTTGTTTTGCAACAATACCGCGATCTTTTGCTTACTTCTGTGTTCGAAGGACAACTCACTTGTGACGTGACGTCCAAG GTGCGTAAAGCAAATCGACTACTTTTGGAAGTGTTAGTATCACGATTCGGTGTCGATGTTCTGTTGAAGTATACGAATAAGCCAGATTGGGTTAAGCAAATGAAGAACATCGAAAAGATCAATAGAAGGAAGGAACGCCAAACCAGCAATGATGCAGTAATGAAGGACAGCGATGATG AAGGTGCAAGCGAAGTAGCGTCACGTATGACGTCTCGCACAGCTGGCGCTGATACCATCTTGAAACTATTGGAAGACAGTGACACGTCCGAAAATGAGGCTGAAGGCCAATTGGCAGAAATTCGGAGTCGTACGGGCAGCGTTTGGTTAAAGGAGGATACTGATATGGGCGACGTTACTGATCTATTGGACCGAAACAGCATGATATTGAAG GTCACCACTTCGGACCCAGATCAAATGGcgaagaagaaagcaaaaattttggagaagaagaaaagcaaagagtCTGGATTCCAAATCACAAAGGATGGGAAATTAATAATTGTTGATAGTG ATggtgaaaatgaacaaaaacgcaaatccagaaaaagaagaaacggtCTAGATGACTTGGAGGATGAATATCCGCaagaggacaaaaagaaaatgaagaaagcagTTGGTGTCGAGAGCGATTCAGACGATGACGACAGCGAAAATCTGAATCCAAAA AATACTGCAAAGTCTTCGGTAAGCCGAACAACTAGTTGGTGCCCTGGTGGCAAAGGCATTCATCGCGATACCAACTTGAAGGATCGATCTAGAAAAAATGACGGAGATAGCAAAAAGAAGGGGCAAAAACTGCAGCCATACGCCTATGTACCATTGagacaaaaaggaaaacat GATCTAGTAAAGGTGTTGAAATCTCAGGGAAAAGCCGGGCGAACCAAGAAAGTTgtaaaacattga
- a CDS encoding hypothetical protein (NECATOR_CHRII.G8563.T3): protein MDGEKGEFQALGGSLALDQKGEFQALRGTLSLDLSACKLRNPPPTTNNATNNEPRTDPTLEQKQYAQGFLDALRTVQQIHNFEFEKKVLSPGFIAPLVSTEFLTPLISPSSRDYQAILNAMVAKTPIMQPMVGTSASSNLPSGFPTAMSVAGTSSTTSVGPSPSTSATVPSADQLITSKVEIKQEPRCVSEDSTESDRSRASSTATHNPRSNRVELELAMDEQEKRKLDRKRARNRAAATKCRQKKIDRIQELEGLVATEKQRAQNLDLEMESLRSTLHQLQQLIQMHEQRGCARS, encoded by the exons ATGGACGGCGAAAAGGGCGAGTTCCAGGCCCTCGGCGGATCGCTGGCCCTCGATCAGAAAGGCGAATTTCAAGCCCTACGGGGCACACTATCGTTGGATTTATCCGCTTGTAAACTTCGAAATCCACCACCTACCACCAACAACGCCACGAATAATG AACCGCGTACCGATCCAACGCTCGAACAAAAGCAATACGCACAAGGATTTCTCG ATGCACTTCGTACGGTTCAACAAATCCATAATTtcgaatttgagaaaaaagtactaTCACCTGGATTTATAGCGCCACTGGTCAGCACAGAGTTCCTCACTCCTCTTATTTCTCCTTCTAGTCG AGACTACCAGGCGATTCTGAATGCTATGGTAGCGAAAACACCGATCATGCAACCGATGGTTGGGACATCGGCAAGTTCAAATCTACCTTCCGGTTTCCCAACGGCAATGTCCGTTGCCGGCACTTCATCAACCACTTCTGTCGGACCGTCACCATCCACTTCGGCTACTGTCCCAAGTGCTGATCAGCTTATCACATCAAAAGTGGAG ATTAAACAAGAACCTCGATGTGTTTCTGAGGATTCCACCGAGTCGGACCGATCCAGAGCGTCAAGTACAGCAACTCATAATCCTAGGTCGAATAGAGTGGAATTAGA GTTAGCAATGGACGAACAGGAGAAACGGAAGTTGGATCGAAAACGTGCTCGTAACCGAGCTGCAGCCACAAAATGTCGTCAGAAGAAAATCGATCGGATCCAGGAACTCGAAGGACTG GTAGCGACAGAAAAACAACGAGCTCAGAATTTGGATTTAGAAATGGAGAGTTTGCGTAGTACACTACATCAACTGCAACAATTGATACAAATGCATGAACAAAGAGGCTGCGCACGCAGCTGA
- a CDS encoding hypothetical protein (NECATOR_CHRII.G8563.T4), with product MDFNVFPSTYSSSCFHTPPPDPRTRAVELAMDEQEKRKLDRKRARNRAAATKCRQKKIDRIQELEGLVATEKQRAQNLDLEMESLRSTLHQLQQLIQMHEQRGCARS from the exons ATGGATTTCAACGTGTTCCCGTCAACGTATTCCTCGTCCTGCTTTCATACGCCACCACCTGATCCGAGGACACGAGCAGTTGA GTTAGCAATGGACGAACAGGAGAAACGGAAGTTGGATCGAAAACGTGCTCGTAACCGAGCTGCAGCCACAAAATGTCGTCAGAAGAAAATCGATCGGATCCAGGAACTCGAAGGACTG GTAGCGACAGAAAAACAACGAGCTCAGAATTTGGATTTAGAAATGGAGAGTTTGCGTAGTACACTACATCAACTGCAACAATTGATACAAATGCATGAACAAAGAGGCTGCGCACGCAGCTGA
- a CDS encoding hypothetical protein (NECATOR_CHRII.G8563.T1), whose product MNARLRNPPLYNIQHHAPHNDWLAMDEQEKRKLDRKRARNRAAATKCRQKKIDRIQELEGLVATEKQRAQNLDLEMESLRSTLHQLQQLIQMHEQRGCARS is encoded by the exons ATGAACGCGCGACTACGCAATCCTCCACTCTACAATATCCAGCATCATGCTCCGCATAACGACTG GTTAGCAATGGACGAACAGGAGAAACGGAAGTTGGATCGAAAACGTGCTCGTAACCGAGCTGCAGCCACAAAATGTCGTCAGAAGAAAATCGATCGGATCCAGGAACTCGAAGGACTG GTAGCGACAGAAAAACAACGAGCTCAGAATTTGGATTTAGAAATGGAGAGTTTGCGTAGTACACTACATCAACTGCAACAATTGATACAAATGCATGAACAAAGAGGCTGCGCACGCAGCTGA
- a CDS encoding hypothetical protein (NECATOR_CHRII.G8564.T1): MTHPQPHPAPATAHRHHDDATSESESSPDILLQNTEDRLLLLLNFLYIIHYSKLLLFLFLYIIYYSKSLLLLLLLLLLLLLLLLLLLLLLLLLLLLLLLLLLLLLLLLLLLLLLLLLLLLLLLLLLLLLLLLLLFKKSDRRN, encoded by the exons ATGACTCACCCTCAACCACACCCCGCGCCCGCCACAGCCCACCGCCACCACGACGACGCGACCTCCGAGTCCGAGTCCAGCCCGGACATACTGCTTCAGAATACAGAAGATCG attactactattattaaattttttatatattatccattattcaaaattattattatttttatttttatatattatctattattcaaaatcattattattattattactattattattattattattattattattattattattattattattattattattattgttattattattattattattattattattattattattattattattattattattattattattattattattattattattattattattattattattattattattattattattattattcaaaaaatcagaCAGACGTAATTAG
- a CDS encoding hypothetical protein (NECATOR_CHRII.G8563.T2) — protein sequence MDGEKGEFQALGGSLALDQKGEFQALRGTLSLDLSACKLRNPPPTTNNATNNEPRTDPTLEQKQYAQGFLDALRTVQQIHNFEFEKKVLSPGFIAPLVSTEFLTPLISPSSRDYQAILNAMVAKTPIMQPMVGTSASSNLPSGFPTAMSVAGTSSTTSVGPSPSTSATVPSADQLITSKVEIKQEPRCVSEDSTESDRSRASSTATHNPRSNRVELDSSPETYLDDDDDGDNATEKFHS from the exons ATGGACGGCGAAAAGGGCGAGTTCCAGGCCCTCGGCGGATCGCTGGCCCTCGATCAGAAAGGCGAATTTCAAGCCCTACGGGGCACACTATCGTTGGATTTATCCGCTTGTAAACTTCGAAATCCACCACCTACCACCAACAACGCCACGAATAATG AACCGCGTACCGATCCAACGCTCGAACAAAAGCAATACGCACAAGGATTTCTCG ATGCACTTCGTACGGTTCAACAAATCCATAATTtcgaatttgagaaaaaagtactaTCACCTGGATTTATAGCGCCACTGGTCAGCACAGAGTTCCTCACTCCTCTTATTTCTCCTTCTAGTCG AGACTACCAGGCGATTCTGAATGCTATGGTAGCGAAAACACCGATCATGCAACCGATGGTTGGGACATCGGCAAGTTCAAATCTACCTTCCGGTTTCCCAACGGCAATGTCCGTTGCCGGCACTTCATCAACCACTTCTGTCGGACCGTCACCATCCACTTCGGCTACTGTCCCAAGTGCTGATCAGCTTATCACATCAAAAGTGGAG ATTAAACAAGAACCTCGATGTGTTTCTGAGGATTCCACCGAGTCGGACCGATCCAGAGCGTCAAGTACAGCAACTCATAATCCTAGGTCGAATAGAGTGGAATTAGA TTCTTCACCGGAAACATAtcttgatgatgatgatgatggtgaTAATGCGACTGAAAAATTCCACAGTTAA